Proteins found in one Sorghum bicolor cultivar BTx623 chromosome 1, Sorghum_bicolor_NCBIv3, whole genome shotgun sequence genomic segment:
- the LOC110433883 gene encoding uncharacterized protein LOC110433883: protein MRVFNDSTTTYSAVFPHPPQGKYYLVDSGYVNQQGYLAPYKGSKYHLQDFRDGPEPEGKEEIFNYAHSSLRNVIERSFGVLKMKWRILQKIPPYAPHKQSRIIVACMALHNFMRTSGIADKHFHRCDSNENYVPRQAYEDQPPPEVVDDAANPMGTFRDSLAYALASRS, encoded by the exons ATGAGAGTGTTCAATGATTCGACAACAACATACAGCGCCGTGTTTCCACATCCACCACAAG GGAAATACTACCTGGTGGACTCTGGGTATGTCAACCAACAGGGTTACCTTGCTCCTTACAAGGGATCCAAGTACCATCTGCAGGACTTTCGGGACGGCCCCGAGCCGGAAGGTAAAGAAGAAATCTTCAATTACGCTCACTCTTCTCTTAGAAATGTCATTGAGAGATCATTTGGAGTTTTGAAAATGAAGTGGCGGATCTTGCAAAAGATCCCTCCGTATGCACCTCATAAGCAATCCAGAATCATAGTTGCATGTATGGCCCTGCATAATTTTATGAGGACCAGTGGCATAGCAGATAAGCATTTTCATAGGTGTGACAGTAATGAGAACTATGTGCCGAGACAAGCATATGAGGATCAACCACCACCAGAGGTTGTGGATGATGCAGCGAACCCGATGGGTACATTCCGTGATTCGCTTGCTTATGCTTTGGCAAGTCGTTCTTAA